cggctaaaatctccgccctgcagggacgaacaaatggtaaaatccctgccaaatgcccccgcaccccagggactcttggtaggcccattccccgctatattttgcgcaaagacaaaaccaccccATTCATCccgcactgcggggccacctgaaaggtaactagagctatcactgaaggtgattaatacccccgaacgccgccctgatatgaaattgcagtcaactatttggaaagccaacctataaatgacaagggcagtaactctgtaattagctgaaatagaattgagGTTCttatacactgcactttctctcatcaTGATCTATCgctgtatgaagctttattaaattccatccaatagttttcaagttatgctcgggacaagaaaaaagtattaaaagcCATAACTCtataattagctaaaatagagtgatggttcttgtgcactgcacttcctctcattgtgctttaccattgtatgaagtttcaataaattccatatagtagtttgcaagttaatgtctggaaaaaaatgacagcaaaaaaataaaataaagggcaataactcagtaattagctaaagtagagttatggttcttgaacactgcactttctctcattgtgcATTaccattgtacatgtatgaagttccaatgaattccatccagtacttttcaagttatactccagaccaaaaaagtaacaaaaggcaataactcagtaTTAAGCAAAAATAGAGTTGTGGTTATTGTACAcggcacttcctctcattatgctctaccattgtatgaagtttaatccaattccatccagtagtttttaagttttgctCCGGACAAAGTTGCAACTGACCGACCAACAAACCGACCGATCACagggaataaatattattaagttagaaaaacaacaacatgatagtatttaacattttttttccattgattttttaattgaattgtccCTGACATGAGGAAATAGTAACTAGAATATTTTTAACTTCTTATATTGATACTTATTGTTCTGGGTGGTGAAAGTTATGTTCACAGATTTCCTAAACAAAGATGAAGTTTACAGATGCAACCTCACATTTGACAGTTTAgacattatttagtttttgtattagatgaaagaatcagcttatttttgtatcattacaaaaacagatctcaagtgtatgaaaatgtcccttgaattacatttttcctAAAACATTAATAAGTACCAGGGATTTTTCTGCCtaatttgggaaaaagaccctagacattttggataattttgcgtcgtgaaaatgctgaaattgggaaaattaaCTGTAAAAAGGAAAAACTGTCTGTCTCCTGGGAATgaggaaatgattttatattagtttaattcCCTTTAATAgaaccaaaatggctgaaatatcaatccttgggtgtaaatatctattgcaattaatcaattatgtcagataatatttcatacagatataTCTAAATgcgatgaaaatcaatgatttccgagtacaattatcaaaaaatctttacatcacataatttattaggatgttgaaaatgaaccagtacattttaaaagactttctaaaaaaattctgaagattgggaaaaacatgttattttttgctttgggaatgggtctgaAAGTCaaacccgtgggtactatagaaaaagcccggTGTAAGTACTacgcttttagccatgaaacattttttttttatactaaataaattccaATGAAACTGTCCAATATATTGTATCTAAAACTCACATTGGCAGCTAGATGGTTTATAAaaggctagacaccagatggtccaaaaatcagcaaatatattatttcccagttcatattgtgaatatttagcatgtaaaCGTGACTTGATAAGAACAGTCTCATAtaagttgacaatatttttaaatcaacaggTATTTATATGGTACAcaaacagttaattttaaattggtaaaacaCAAGAAACACAGCGAAAGAAGCTATTGCGCCATTAGCAAAGgttttcactatttcttttttcttgcaactgTACAATCTGGTGTCCCTTAAAGTTTCAATcccacagatttaacgttttgacaactttcttatttttgtcttttaacgagccaatttttgtgtaaatgcatggaaacaagttatataagactgctgacaaaaaattgatcacatatttttatatcttatttcaaaaaaatgattttttattcatttttcttaaaccgttagtaacgttttaaaaacataaaacattaatgcaccagtcaaatgtacaaatgtaaccacgacccctccccccccccccaggtccggggaatagtggggactttgaattttggtccagccaaccccgggtaaaatcctgctctgcgggaacgaactggtggtaaaaccCCGATTAAATGCctccgcaccccagagactcaaTATacataaggcccaatctccgctaaatttagCGCTAAGACAAAACAACCatggtcacccggccctgcggggccacctggaaagtaaaaacacggcccatttcctcgGCTGTCcttggtatacccccggacctgggggggggcgtagttacaattgactggtgcataatttaaaggaaatataaaaatctgcaatcagaTCTTTTATCGGCAATCTTTTATCaatgatttgcagatattttacgcaaaaatttgctttttccaaggcaaaaaaaaatatgtaaaaacggtaaatctgtgagagtgcagctttaaattcaatcactgagaaatgaaaatacatgacatGAAAAGGATCATAGCTCCACCTGctaaattgtcattatttattgtcagaatttgaatttatccattgaagtacaattGGGACAGAAAAATGTACGAAAATTGCAGGGCTGGAACCCGGGACCCCTTTGCTAACAGGGCGAGTTCTTCACCAACTGAGCAACTGAGATGCATTCACATTTTCTGACATTCTAAATAAAGGGGATGGTACCATGCCATAACATATGTGCGATAacttaaagaaataataaataaatatattgtatctgAAACTCACATTGGCAGCTAGATGATTTATGAAAGGCTAGACACCACCCCTGCGAGAAAAGTTCTAGAACTAGCATCAAGTTCTTGAACGTTCAAGAACTGTTCTAGAACCTTAAGAACTGTTCTATAACTACTGTTTTTAGTTCTTGAACTGGCGTTCTAGTACACAAATGGTTCTAGAACTCGGGTTCAAGAACTCAAAGTTCTTCAATCTTGTTCAAGAACCTTTCATGTTCTAGAACATCAGTTCATCAGTTCTAGAACTAAAAAGTTATTCAATCTTCTTCAAGAACTGTAactcaaaaaaaatatttattttgtaacgtTAACAGTTAAGTGattttgtatttccttttttaagcGAGAGACTGAACAGGTTAGAAGATGACTATAGATCTCTGAGGCACATTAATACCGCAATCTAGAAGAGAGAATGTCTAAGCTAGAAGGAGTCCTGAAACCCAAGCAGAGCCAGTCACCCAGTGGACTggattaatattaaaataataaatgaaattaaatcaggTTGTGCTAAATGTAAGATAAGATATAAGGGTTAGTTTGGATTCTGGTTACATTATTCATACATGCTATTCTGTGGGTCTATGGGGGACAGGCCCTTTTGTACTCTGTTAGTAGGCAAAGGGCGGCTGGCCCATTTGAAGCTTGTgggaaatatgcattttaaggTTCCAAGATTACATTTACCTGTAGGATACCTGTAGGATGATTTTGGGTTCTGTATAAGGACTTGTGCCCTTTTTAAACCCCTCTTCGTCTAAACTTGTTTCGTCACGATCTATCTTCGGAGCTCATAAAATCTTATCGTGTAAAGGTTGTTGGTAACAGTTATGAgtatatatgattaaattacAGCTGTCCATAGACAACGTTGATTTTAAACATAGCTTTTCTAGTTGTTAATGTACCAgtcagacaattgtaaccacgcccccccccccctcccccaccccggTACACCAGGGATTGAGAGGGgatgtttttacctttcttgTTTATCAACTTCGTTTACAGAAGATTTTTTCATGAACGCAAACAATTGGTtctaaaatagttttttaatcggttaagaaatagttttctcATACAACTTCTGTTTTAGTGACCATGCTGTACATATATAATTGATAGGCATTTATAGTCGTTTATATGACTTTTAAACTTCACAATGGacttacgttttgtttaagCAAATGTCTGGAGTCTTTGGTTTGCCATGACGTCAATGTACCAAACAGTAGTTTTTAATCTCCACTATTAGACAGCGTGAAAATGTTACACATTGGCTGATAGCTGGTAAGATCATTAATCTTTGTGATTTCTATCCTCTAGAGCAATTCAAAGTCCATTAGTTGTCTTAATTACTGACAAAATGTGTACAAACAACTGAATAACAACAataagccgccattttgaattgaACCGGAAGTACACTTCTGCAGACGATAATGGATGAAGCTTTCAATTTTTGTGTCGTTTATTTGACCACGATGGCAAACTGGTGAGTTTTTACCTATCACTTGTAGACTTTTGTTGAACTAAATTGGTTTTGACTCCTTACttaatatacaaaattattcaatgacaatataaaGTGACTGTAATTTCGGGAAAGAGAATGTCAATCGTcagtttgaattttcttttaattaatttaagttcttataattaaatatttaattttttttacaaaaactatCATAAGCACTTAATGCAATATCGTTTCATCGCTTTGAAATAGTTTTACTTGtgtaatactttcatttgatcggaaaagagacaatttaaagaagtcgcgaaaatatgtgacaGTTTAGACTTCATGATTTGTGActgcattcatttaatgttcTTGGGTGATTGGGTAAAGAAACCATGTGTTActcataattgtttatgatattcactGAAATATTTGTCCATTTTAGACTCAATGGAGACGAGTAATACACAACCAGACCGTTCAAGTGTTAATTTTCCCTGTTTCCGGTACACCTGACCCCTGATCACTTGGACACCGCAAAGACCCCCAACCCACCAACATGTCCTGTACAATTTCTGCAGGTGTTCACTTGTTTATGACACCAGAGTTATTGGTAAGGATTTGagttaagataattttaaaatttatgaagtTTTTTCTTGTCATGAAAGCGTCATAGTGGATTTTAATGGAACCAAATCTATATTTGACAGAAGTGAGTGTAGCTGTAAATACAAAGTCGTACTTTTATGCGGTTTTTCTGGGAGGACCCATTTCTCTCAAACATAGCCATTCTACTACGAGAACAATGCCTGTTAACTGTCATATGACTTGACAGTAGATTGTAAATAGTTTACTTTTACTTTGAGGCTTATGTAAATCGCCCTGTACCTACAATTAATACTAGTGAATTTTGTTTCAACTGCAAAGTAAAACTTTAATGTGAACAACTTAAAATCTCATCAATTCTATAATCTTGagttcaaataatttacaattggccttatttaaagaaagaagactttattttaaacttgcttcttattattaaaatctaaattcaatgtcatatatttttcagggaAAACGGACTTAAAATAGAGGAAGACAACTGCCATTTGAGAAAAAAAGGAGTACATGGGCGATACATATTACTGCACTTTGCACAGTATAGAATCAAATCATCTACCAACTCCATGTTAGTTGCTGTGGGCATCAACATTGATACAGATGCAATTTTGGAAACTGTTCAAAAATAAGAGTTACTCTATCTTAACTAATGCAGAAGTAAAAACCGTTCCTGTATAGTGAAAGACTTGTTTACACTAACTAGATGCTTAATTTGTTCTTGCAAGTTGCtgtgattaaataaattacaaacttaCACATCAACCCTAAAGAAGAACCATCATCATCTACAATGATGTAATCATTTTGCAATGTGTATATATACTCACAACAGTGTTATGTGTTATAAAAAGTGGAAGTGTTATAAATGGACGACTCCCTGACAAAACCATAGAACTGACATATTTTCTAATGATTCgtcttgtttcattataacttcttaaaccattattaaaatttaatgaattagttttataaattaatatgtgttcaattgcattacttagttttttttaatttcaaatgtttttgttctttaagaTTTTATTCTGTAATGCTGTTGATTAAGCCTGTAAgtaaatatattgtaacatgTAATATGGATATTGTTTCTAATTAATGTCACAGATTCTAGTGGTATTCCACTAAAAGTTTACAGCTGGTATACCACTGAAATACCATTGGTATACCACCAGCATACAACTGGTAttccactgacatttttactggggtAATTCAGGCAATTTGTTGTTCTGGAACTGTTCTAGAACTTGGGAGTTCTTCTAGAACTAATAGAACAGTTCCAGAACAGTTCTAGAACTTGGAGTGCTTGAGGACAAATGTTCAAGAACTAGTTCTTGAACAACAAATGGCCTCTTAGATATTCAAGAACTTTCTCCAGAACTTCTAGAACAAGTTCTTGAACTCATCTGTTAAGAGTTCAGTTACTATTCTAGAACTGGGTTCTAGAACAAATTTTCATAAGTTCTAGAATTTGGTTCAAGAAGTTCTAGAGAAAGTTCTTGAACATTTAGTTCTAGAACTGCCATTTAGAGTTCAGGTACTATTCTAGAACTATCTTCTAGAATCTGTTCTAGAATAATTCTAGAATTCCTCGCAGGggcagatggtccaaaaatcagcaaatatattatttcccagttcatattgtgaatatttagcatgtaaaCGTGACTTGATAAGAACAGTCTCATatactgacaatatttttaaatcaacaggTATTTATATGATACAcaaacagttaattttaaattggtaaaacaCAAGAAAAACAGCGAAAGAAGCAATATTGCCGCCCCTGCGAGGAATTCTAGAATTATTCTAGAACAGATTCTAGAAGATAGTTCTAGAATAGTAACTGAACTCTAAATGGCAGTTCTAGAACTAAATATTCAAGAACTTTCTCTAGAACTTCTTGAACCAAATTCTAGAACTTATGAAAATTTGTTCTAGAACCCAGTTCTAGAATAGTAATTGAACTCTTAATAGATGAGTTCAAGAACTTGTTCTAGAAGTTCTGGAGAAAGTTCTTGAATATCTAAGAGGCCATTTGTTGTTCAAGAACTAGTTCTTGAACATTTGTCCTCAAGCACTCCAAGTTCTAGAACTGTTCTATTAGTTCTTGAAGAACTCCCAAGTTCTAGAACAGTTCCAGAACAACAAATTGCCTGAATTAcccccagtaaaaatgtcagtggaaTACCAGTTGTATGCTGGTGGTATACCAATGGTATTTCAGTGGTATACCAGCGGTAAACTTTTAGTGGAATACCACTAAAATCTGTGACATTAATTAGAAACAATATCCATATTACATGTTACAACATATTTACTTCCAGGCTTAATCAACAGCATTACAGAACAAAATCTTaaagaacaaaacatttgaaattaaaaaaaactaagtaatgcaattgaacacatattaatttataaaattaattcattaaatttaaataatggtttaagaagttataatgaaacaagacTAATCATTAGAAAATATGACAGTTCTATAGTTTTGTCAGGGAGTCGTCCATTTATAACACTTCCACTTTTTATAACACATAACACTGTTGTGAGTATATACACATTGCAAAATGATTACATCGTTGTAGATGATGATGGTTCTTCTTTAGGGTTGATGTGtaagtttgtaatttatttaatcacaGCAACTTGCAAGAAATTTTTTAGCATCTAGTTAGTGTAAACAAGTCCTTCACTATACAGGAACGGTTTTTACTTCTGCATTAGTTAAGATAGAGTAACTCTTATTTTTGAACAGTTTCCAAAATTGCATCTGTATCAATGTTGATGCCCACAGCAACTAACATGGAGTTGGTAGATGATTTGATTATATACTGTGCACAGTGCAGTAATATGTATCGCCCATGTActccttttctttctcaaatggCAGTTGTCTTCCTCTATTTTAAGTCCGTTTtccctgaaaaatatatgacattgaatttagattttaataataagaagcaagtttaaaataaaatcttctttctttaaataaggccaattgtaaattatttgaactCAAGATTATAGAATTGATGCGATTTTAAGTTGTTCACATTGAAGTTTTACTTTGCAGTTGAAACAAAATTCACCAGTATTAATTGTAGGTACAGGGCGATTTACATAAGCCTCAAAGTAAAAGTAAACTATTTGCAATCTACTGTCAAGTCATATGACAGTTAACAGGCATTGTTCTCGTAGTAGAATGGCTATGTTTGAGAGAAATGGGTCCTcccagaaaaaaacataaatgtgcGACTTTGTATTTACAGCTACACTCACttctgtcaaatatatatttggttccaTTATAATCCACTATGACGCTTTCATGACAAGAAAAAacttcataaattttaaaattatcttaactCCAATCCTTACCAATAACTCTGGTGTCATAAACAAGTTAACACCTGCAGAAATTGTACAGGACATGTTGGTGGGTTGGGGGTCTGTACGGTGTCCAAGTAATCAGGGGTCAGGTGTACCGGAAACAGGGAAAATTAACATCCTCACTTGAACGGTCTAGTTGTGTATTACTCGTCTCCATTGAGTCTAAAATGGACAAATATTTCagtgaatatcataaacaattatgagTAACACATGGTTTCTTTACCCAATCACCCAAgaacattaaatgaatgcagTCACAAATCATGAAGTCTAAACtgtcacatattttcgcgacttctttaaattgtctcttttccgatcaaatgaaagtattacacaagtaaaaccatttcaaatCGATGAAACGAAATTGCATTAAGtgcttatgattttttttgtaaaaaaaaattaaatatttaattataagaatttaaattaattaaaagaaaattcaaactgACGATTGACATTCTCTTTCCAGAAATTACAGTCACTTTATATTGCcattgaataattttgtacATTGAGTAAGGAGTCAAAACCAATTTAGTTCAACAATAGTCTACAAGTGATAGGTAAAAACTCACCAGTTTGCCATTGTGGTCAAATAAACGACACAAAAATTGAAAGCTTCATCCATTATCGTCTGCAGAAGTGTACTTCCGGTtcaattcaaaatggcggcttatTGTTGTTATTCAGTTGTTTGTACACATTTTGTCAGTGATTAAGACAACTAATGGACTTTGAATTGCTCTAGAGGATAGAAATCACATAGATTAATGATCTTACCAGCTATCAGCCAATGTGTTACATTTTCACGCTGTCTAATAGTGGAGATTAAAAACTACTGTTTGGTACATTGACGTCATGGCAAACCAAAGACTCCAGACATTTGcttaaacaaaacgtaagtCCATTGTGAAGTTTAAAAGTCATATAAACGACTATAAATGCCTATCAGTTATATATGTACAGCATGGTCactaaaacaaaagttgtatgagaaaactatttcttaaccgattcaaaaaatattttagaaccaGTTGTTTGCGTTCATGAAAAAATCTTCTGTAAACGAAGTTGATAAAcaagaaaggtaaaaacatcCCCTCTCAATCCCTGGTGTAccggggtgggggaggggggtggtggtggttacaattgtctgacTGGTACATTAACAACGAGAAAAgctatgtttaaatgtaatctTGGAAccttaaaatgcatatttcccACAAGCTTTAAATGGGCCAGCCGCCCTTTGCCTACTAACAGAGTACAAAAGGGCCTGTCCCCCATCTACCCACAGAATAGCATGTATGAATAATGTAACCAGGATCCAAACTAACCCTTATATCTTATCTTACATTTAGCACAAcctgatttaatttcatttattaatttaatattaatccAGTCCACTGGGTGACTGGCTCTGCTTGGGTTTCAGGACTCCTTCTTAAGCTTAGACATTCTCTCTTCTAGATTGCGGTATTAATGTGCCTCAGAGATCTATAGTCATCTTCTAACCTGTTCAGTCTCTCgcttaaaaaagaaatacaaaatcaCTTAACTGTTAacgttacaaaataaataatttgttttttctttgagtTACAGTTCTTGAAGAAGATTGAATAACTTTTTAGTTCTAGAACTGATGTTCTAGAACATGAAAGGTTCTTGAACAAGATTGAAGAACTTTGAGTTCTTGAACCCGAGTTCAGAACCATTTGTGTACTAGAACACCAGTTCAAGAACTAAAAACAGTAGTTCTAGAACAGTTCTTAAGGTTCTAGAACAGTTCTTGAACGTTCAAGAACTTGATGCTAGTTCTAGAACTTTTCTCGCAGGGGTGCAGCGCCATTagcaaatctgtgagagtgcagcattaaacATGTCTCGTTTCTTGTTCTCGATATTTCTGTATGATTTATCTCAGTTTACATTAAAACAGATTGAATTAAAGAATCAACTCTTAGATAACTTATTCAGATGCTGTTAATGTGCACTCAAGTACATTTCTTCTGTTACACTCAGATGAAACAGTCATATTAGCTATTGGTCAAGATGAAATACAAAAATCACTTGATGTGAAGtatgataaatgtttatgtGATATCTCAATGTTAATGAAGCTCAAACAAAAACTATTATATTCGTATAACGTAAACTAAATCTTTGATGCTGAATGATACTTTTTAAGACATGAAATTGGAATAAGTAAATGATTTCTGATACCTTGGTGTGCATTTCACTAACAGTGTTTACTTTGTTATTAAAACGAAAGCACGGCTAATAGACATGCTATGTGATCGATGTTCTTTTGAGTTATACACCTCGAAAACTTGTTCTccgaataatattataatagtatTTATCGGATTCAAAGATTGCCCACTACTTTTTATAAGATAGTGAAGTTTGGTGTTTTAATTCTGGGTATAAAATCATCAACTCCGTATGGTATGGTGTATGGAGAGTTGGGTATTAGTCCCGTAATTATCATCCCAATACACTTTAGAATTATTTGCATTTGGCCAAGTAACTGCATTCACAAACAGacaaaatttgtaatatttttttataaaactacattttcTTGACGCAGTGATGCAACTCTTGTTCCTCCATAGACCGCTTTTGTGAAAAAACATTAGATAAGTTAGGGGTGTCTGAATATTTCATTAACCACACTATGGCGACAATATTTACCactttaaagtttttgtaaaaaaaaaaatatgaccaaTTTTGTAAGAACTGTATATGTTAATTATCTAAAATGTCTTTTATATAGTggagaaaattgttttataaattaatactATGAACCATTCCATGCCTACAGAACGGGAGCATTTTGGTATTAAAAGTAATCGAAGATTATGTGCCTTCTGTGAAATACACCTTAATGCTAACGATTTTCATATCTAAAGTCTTGTTTAAGTGTGATTCTTTCAATGAAGATATTTGatcttttaaacaatatcatatcCATCCTAATTCCTACAAACTTAAAGATTGAACATGAAACCAAGCTGCAAATTTGTGCTATTTACCATATTTGATCtccatatatttgaattaatttgtagtTACGCGTCTACATATTCaccaaatgtttattgttattactGCTTAGAATGACTCTAAGTATTTataatagttagatgacctgCAGTAGCATTTCAATGACTTAGAATGTGCGCAGTAATCGTAGCGACGAGCCCTTCCTTATCAATGAAATATaccttcaggtcatctaactgtctTTAAAGGACTTGACACCATGCACATGATGCAAGTgcaagacaaaaagaaaattgtccaaCAATTACCTAAAGTTGATATCGTTGTGAACAACGCATTTAATCTTATTAACTGGTGTATagttattaaaaagaaatacactGGAACTGTGCGAAACCAGCTATCGGTCTTCCGTCATGCTCCAAACAGGCAGAGAACTATAATTCATTGCCGCCCCAGACACGCTATGCTATTAAATTACAGATGGAGCATTTTTTGTTTCAGCATGCAAATGATCACTCAATACAAGTATCATATTTATCAAGGTGTCAATTGTCTTTGTATTCTAGTCCGACATATGTTAGCTTCGTTATCGATGTTGCGAACAGCTGTAcattaattaagaaatataagtaatacacaTAACGCATTCAATTACTCATATAACAGTTGACTGATGAGATCAAAGAATGTTGCCTTGTAGGTCCGATTTACACCAAAACACTtctgtatatttcattttatttctaaaaagaCTTTGTAAGTCGATTATCCCACGGTTCTTGCGTAATTTTAACGTATTTATGTAGCAAAGATGCCGATGATATGTGGAACTATTTACGTCTCCCGAAATACTGTAACAAGTATTCGTatacaagtcaagtcaatacaGTAGCTTACAATTTATTGTAACAAATCAGATGATCacactttaaaacaaagttaatgCTGTTGTAAACAATTGTTGCTATCAGGTTGTAAGAATTTAGTTACAAAAGGAGCGCCCACTAGGCCTATAGTTCAACTTCCTTTTTATTTCGTTATACAAATCAATTTGACGAGAATATTCCTTTAAGTTTCATTTACTAGAATGTTTAGTTCGGCATCTCCTAACATTGGAAGCTAGTGCCAATGGCTATTTTTttggaatgtttttttgtatgaacACATCAGCTTTTTCTAGGACTCCTCCCACTTCTTTATATCGAACATATTCAACAGCTTCCGTGACTTTTAACCACTTCTTGTCGATGTGCTCATCAGAGAGCTTCACTTCAATATCATCAGGTAGTTCTGCTAGCCAGAAGTCTATTTTCTTTGGTACCCCATTCCGTTGGTAATGGACGGTGTTGTGGAAGTCTTTATAGAGTTTGAGTGGTGGTACAGTGAATCCAGTCTCTTCTTTGGTCTCTCTTAGAGCGGCATCAAACAAGGATTCACCGTGGTCTATCTTACCTAAAAGTATacctttattttaaagttatatcattgttttcataaaagttGACTTTGCGACGGAAAAAAGGACAAATCAATGACGATATATGCATTCGTGAATATAACTTACAATATGGTTGTGTCAGCAGCAAACAAAGTTGCATTCTTTTCAAAGGTATACTATTAAATCTCAAATCTGAAGAGTGTATGGAAAACATGTTGtgacaagagatgtttgtcatacattatgccccccgcccccccccccccccccccccccctgagcgccatatgttgtcaggattatatggacaattgaatgaaatatatatgcatggaccgaaatgatagctgatttgtcactgacattgcaTGCCCTTgtggcagttttaagattatgatcattcaaagtgtgaggatagagtgtgttatgactatgacctttgactccataggagtcatcagctggtcacaaAAAAACtatatgttaagtttgagggccatggctGCAGGCATCGTCAAGTAagcacacagacaagcttttttcgttcaaggtcactgtgaccttgatctttgatcTGAtaactcctaaaatcaataggggtcatctactggtcaggcccagcctccatgcctccatgtcaagtttgaagatcataggtccaggcattgttgacaTTTCACTGAGAGAAAGGTCACCGTGGCCTTGAACTCTAGCCcgatgaccccccccccaaaccaaaagggggtcatctactagtcagggcAAACCTTCA
This genomic stretch from Mya arenaria isolate MELC-2E11 chromosome 10, ASM2691426v1 harbors:
- the LOC128206964 gene encoding bis(5'-nucleosyl)-tetraphosphatase [asymmetrical]-like: MIVAAGLIVFRRGVDSVEYLLLKHSNRKWHWSPPKGKIDHGESLFDAALRETKEETGFTVPPLKLYKDFHNTVHYQRNGVPKKIDFWLAELPDDIEVKLSDEHIDKKWLKVTEAVEYVRYKEVGGVLEKADVFIQKNIPKK